The genomic DNA GTATTTTCTCATAGTGAATCTTCCTACTTCAATTTAAATTCTTTAATAAGTTTTAATTCTAAAGGCTTAGTTTTATCATCAAATTTCTTAACTTGAATTTTTATATCTCCCAAATTATCAACCTCTACATTTTCTTCACCTTTATCAAATACTTCTTCAATTTTTCTAAAAAATTCTTTCTCACTTATTTCTATATGAATCAATGATCTATATGTTATAAATGGCCATTATGAATTTATCATCTTCTGACAGCTTTTCATTATAAGAAAAATCTTTAACACATTGAATTGATAATATTTCCTTCGTATCCTTCTTGTCCTTAGTTATTGAATAATGTAAAACTTGGCTAGGTTGTTCTTTTGTATACTCCAAGTTTCCCAAAGACAAAACAAAACTTCCATCTGATTTATTTTCAGCTACCCTAAGACCACTATTTTCTATTGATTCTGATATTTTCTTTGACAAGTCTTCTTGATACTAGAAATCTGTTCAATAGTATATATTTTTTCATTTGTATCTGAAATCTTATTTGTGCATCCTGTTATTAAACCTAGTGTTAAGCTTATAGCTATAACCATAGTTATTGTAATTTTTTTATCTTCATATAATCCTCCTTATATATTGAAAACTCGTTATTTCTCATAAAAAAAAGACGCTATCTTTTTCTATTAAAAGATAACATCCCTATATGTTTAGTATCAATATATGTTCCCCAACTGGTAGGTTAATCGACCCAACTATCAAAATTTTGATTTAATGGTATATAAATATTCAATATAAATTTGTCTTTTTTATCTTCAAATGATAAATCTCCTCTATATTTTTTTATAGAAGATTTGATGCTTTAAATCCCTATTCCATGTACAAGTTTATCTTTTTTATCTGTTAATAATAAACTTTTATTCTTTCTAATTGAATTTATTTTACTATTCTCACATTTAATTACGAAATAGGACTTTGAGATAGTTCCTTTTATTTGTATATATTTATCAATACTTTTATCATGTATCTTATCGCAAGCTTCTATTGCATTATCTAAGTATTTGCAAATATATTAGATACATCTATTTGTTTTATAAAATTCACTTTGGAAAAATTGATATCACAAATGAATTTAATTTTTCTTTTTTCACTTACATCACTTTTTTCATTTATTATTATATCCAATATAACATTACCTGTATTGTAAATTGATTTAAATTCTTTAATTTAATCTTTTAAACTATTTACATACCCATCAATTTTCCTTTTTTATATTTGAGATTTTCTATACAATATATATGATTATTTATATCATGATAAAGCTTCTTAACTTTAGCGTGTGATTCTTGAATACTTAGATAATGAGAATACTGCATATCTAACTTATTTTTTATTACTTCATTTTGCAATTTTAACTTATTTTCCTTAATTATTTTTATAAACACTATAATAATTACTAAGCTACTAGCTAGTATTAACCTAGGTATCACAATATACCCAACTATATATATTTCCTAATACCCACCAAATCGATACATTTTTTTATTTATATAAATTATTAATATAGTAAATAAATTTGTTATTAAAGCAACAGATAAGTATATATAGTTTATTTTATTATCTTTATCTAGTCCCAATCTTTTATTAATAAATTTAAATATAGCACAAGCTACTATATAACTATTATTATAAGATAATAGTATATATCTACTTTAGCATTATCATAACTAAACACTAATAGAGCTTCCTCTGATGATATTACATTACTTGTAACTACAAAAAATAAATTTATAGATATAACATCTTTTATTAAAGGGTGATATACGTCAGATAAGAAAAATGAAACTATATATTTAACAATTCCTATCTTATAAAAATAATTATAGTAAGTTCCCAAATAATAAATATCAAATAATAGATTATATCATATAGATTTTTCTTCATATTATAATTATGGGTCTTATCAACGTTAAATAATATAATGATTTTAGTTATAAGATAAGCTAATAATACAGTAAAAAAAGATATTTTCTTAGTCTTATCTGTATCTTTATCGTAAGTTAATATACTTTTTAGTATCATTATTGGTGTAAACAATGATAATATTAATAATATTTTATTTATATGGTTTAGCATATTCTATCACCAATAAATTTTAGAAACCCCTCTTTTATATCTTTATATCTATATCTACTAATAGGTACTTCTTCTTGACTATCTAATATTGCAGTATTTGACTTTATATTTTCTGCATAATTTAAGTTAATTATATAACTTTTATGACATCTTACAAGTTCCTCTATATTTAAATCTTTTTCTATTTTTTCTAGGATACATATAGCATCAAAAGTTTTATTTTTTGTATGTATTAGCATGTTCTTTTTTTGAACTTCTATCTATTTTTTTGCTAGAGTAGATTTTGTATGTGTTAGACTTATTTTTATTTTTTTCAATTTTTTTGATATATGTTAATATGTGTTTTTCTAGTTCTTGAAAATTTATTGGCTTTAATAAGTATCAATAATCTCTTACTTCATATCTCTCCTGTACATAATTTATTAGAGATGTTATAAATATTATTATCTACTTTTCTTATGTTTCTTGCGATATCTATACTATTTAGTTCTGGCATTTTTATATCTAAGAGTAGTGTATCCTCTCAATTAACTTTGTAATGGTTCTTCTTTTGAGCTATATTTTTTTAATTCGATATTCTTTGTTTTTATTTTTTAATATATTATCAACTTGATTTTTTATTACGATTTGTATTTCTTTTTCATCATCACAAGCTGTTATTGTAATGATAACCTCTCCTAATATTTTATTTTTATTTAGATTCTTCACTTTAGGTTAAAACTTTTTAAATGTATTTATCAATAATATTTAAACTAAAAATGTATAAAAATACCTATATCCAATTGGATATAGGTATTCGTGGATTTCAATGGTGGAGACGAGGGGAGTCTATAAGTGGTTATTTGATTGTTTTGTTGGTTTTTGTGAATGTAGGTATATAGCTATTTAGTTATGATATTAGACTGATTTTTTTGGTTATTTTTTATTGTTTATTTTTGTGGTTGGGGTATTATTGGGATATAACTTTTAAAGTTTATAAATTGAGTCATTAATAAATATCTATTGTTTAGTCAATCTATAATATAATAAATCTTAAATAGTGTAACTATTCTAAGTAGCTGCTATTTTTATTCATACATATCTTTATATACATTTATGAGATTCAAGTATGTACATTCTTATTCTCTAATTTTTAAATATATTATCTTAAAATGATAACAGTTCTACATTTAATTAAATTTATATTTTATTGTACTTATGTAAATATAAACTAATCTATTCTCTAAATATATATTGTGATATAATTATATATAAATTAAAATAGGAGTATTATGTAAAGATCTTCGCTAT from Clostridioides difficile ATCC 9689 = DSM 1296 includes the following:
- a CDS encoding GHKL domain-containing protein, encoding MCKYLDNAIEACDKIHDKSIDKYIQIKGTISKSYFVIKCENSKINSIRKNKSLLLTDKKDKLVHGIGI
- a CDS encoding LytTR family DNA-binding domain-containing protein, translated to MLIHTKNKTFDAICILEKIEKDLNIEELVRCHKSYIINLNYAENIKSNTAILDSQEEVPISRYRYKDIKEGFLKFIGDRIC